A single window of Cryptococcus neoformans var. neoformans JEC21 chromosome 3 sequence DNA harbors:
- a CDS encoding transporter, putative: MSSAVPVVADTHAVTNPRPVDQPGSPIKDDIEDKGELSYSDINDSVETLDAKWYEPPDSYESKHRWDPEAKWTPKEETKLRRKLDIRVAAFACLCFAALQLDRGNITNALSDGMLADIGLTTAGYNTGMTIFYVCFLSAELPSQMISKKLGSDVWIPIQMMAWSVVAICQVAIKGKSSFYATRALLGLLEGGFVADTVLYYYTSAELTIRLSWFWVSMTTTTIIGSLLATAILKMRGLHGLAGWRWLFAIEGALTFLIGFWAWWYLPASPTQTKKWWRPNGWFTDREETIIVNKVLRDDHTKSSMHNREGLSLKDVWRSVSDFDMWPLYAIGLIAFIVPTTISAYFTLTLKALDFTTFQTNLLTIPSNVLFILMNLGVSFLSKRLKERLMVTTVQPFWHLTFLIVIVALPDDANRWVKWVVTSLLLGFPYCHPILVSMNSMNAGSVRTRTVASSVYNMFVQASALIASNVYQPSDAPYYHKGNRVLIGISVASIVICWLAKAWYIWRNKQRAKIWDSWTVQQKEEYLATTKDSGNKRLDFRFLH, from the exons ATGTCCTCCGCCGTACCTGTTGTAGCAGACACTCACGCTGTCACTAATCCTCGACCTGTCGATCAACCAGGTTCTCCTATCAAAGATGACATTGAGGACAAGGGTGAACTTTCTTATTCAGACATCAACGATTCTGTCGAGACTCTCGACGCCAAATGGTATGAGCCTCCAGACTCCTACGAGTCTAAGCATCGATGGGATCCAGAAGCCAAATGGACACCAAAGGAGGAGACCAAGTTGAGAAGGAAACTGG ACATTCGTGTGGCTGCTTTTGCTTGTCTTTGTTTCGCAGCTCTTCAATTGGATCGTGGAAAT ATTACCAATGCGCTTTCGGATGGAATGCTCGCGGACATTGGCCTCACTACCGCAGGAT ATAATACTGGGATGACCATCTTCTATGTTTGCTTCTTGTCCGCCGAACTCCCATCACAGATGA TATCGAAGAAGCTTGGCAGTGATGTCTGGATCCCCATCCAAATGATGGCTTGGTCTGTTGTCGCTATCTGTCAGGTGGCTATCAAGGGAAAGTCTTCCTTTTATGCTACCCGAGCTCTCCTCGGTTTGCTCGAAGG TGGATTTGTTGCTGATACA GTCCT CTACTATTACA CTTCCGCTGAACTCACCATTCGACTTTCTTGGTTCTGGGTTTCAATGACTACTACCACTATCATCGGCTCTCTCTTGGCCACTGCTATTCTTAAGATGCGAGGCCTTCACGGACTTGCTGGGTGGAGGTGGCTCTTCGCCATCGAAGGTGCCCTTACCTTCCTCATCGGATTTTGGGCTTGGTGGTATCTACCCGCCTCACCTACTCAAACCAAAAAGTGGTGGAGGCCCAACGGATGGTTCACCGATCGAGAGGAGACCATCATTGTCAATAAGGTCCTCCGAGACGACCACACCAAGTCTTCTA TGCACAACCGTGAAGGCTTGTCCCTTAAAGATGTTTGGCGCTCTGTGTCAGACTTTGACATGTGGCCTCTCTATGCT ATCGGTTTGATTGCCTTCATTGTCCCTACCACTATCAGCGCATACTTTACTCTTACACTTAAGGCTTT GGACTTCACTACCTTCCAGACCAACTTGCTCACTATCCCTAGTAACGTCTTGTTTATCCTTATGAACCTTGGtgtttccttcttgtccaaGAGGCTCAAGGAGCGCCTTATGGTCACGACTGTACAGCCTTTCTGGCATCTGACCTTCCTGATCGTCATTGTCGCTCTCCCTGACGATGCTAATCGATGGGTGAAATGGGTCGTTACCAGTCTGCTTCTGGGTTTCCCT TACTGTCATCCTATTTTGGTCTCCATGAACAGCATG AACGCCGGGTCCGTGCGAACACGTACTGTTGCCAGTTCCGTATACAACATGTTTGTCCAAGCCTCAGCACTTATTGCTTCCAATGTCTATCAACCTT CCGACGCACCCTACTACCACAAGGGTAACCGAGTCCTCATCGGTATCAGTGTCGCCTCCATTGTCATATGCTGGCTTGCCAAGGCCTGGTACATCTGGCGTAACAAGCAGCGCGCCAAGATCTGGGACTCTTGGACCGTCCAACAGAAGGAGGAATATCTCGCGACCACCAAGGACAGTGGTAACAAGAG AC